In one Culex quinquefasciatus strain JHB chromosome 2, VPISU_Cqui_1.0_pri_paternal, whole genome shotgun sequence genomic region, the following are encoded:
- the LOC6032121 gene encoding ABC transporter H family member 2, whose protein sequence is MNKYSRKKSSRGDVTEVNRHHQHHQRQTATNSITTKRRKYRLLNTRLKLLPSIRTCSFLTLGLIVCLQLLMMSTVLHCAKTFYMHWNTTNSIFRIDNTDHIIDVNKGNSAFEYDQVHIICPVYEPGTFDNETEKYIIYNVSKVEYETCRITNHDPRIIAICDKPNKLMFFTITFRPFTPQPGGLEFLPGNDYYFISTSSKDDLHRRIGGRCSTNNMKVVFKVCCNDDQHPHPNVTSSVNSIPSSTAIDGPSAGGGDGQNAASGSRGVSINTNASGGSLDGTSVDPSTRLLPSSTVNSSQGNIVQSTVNWPVWNGGQQRPVPSTPAINGNGRHQHHYTPSPPRTAVNNYNNNYGGSGSGSGAHSNSNNYNINNPPSNAHQNNKPTKKTNEYDKHPNEVVKNEELTYNNAAATRTRGMLGLVALLVCATQLLLVVHSSSSSSWSSWSSRRSVVPAGLPNALPLTR, encoded by the coding sequence ATGAATAAATACAGCCGAAAGAAGAGCAGCAGGGGTGACGTCACGGAGGTGAATCGTCACCACCAGCACCACCAACGACAGACTGCCACCAACAGTATAACGACAAAGCGGCGAAAATACCGGCTGCTAAACACCCGGCTAAAGCTGCTGCCGAGCATCCGGACGTGTTCGTTCCTGACGCTGGGGCTGATCGTGTGCCTCCAGCTGTTGATGATGTCCACCGTGCTGCACTGTGCCAAAACGTTCTACATGCACTGGAACACGACGAACAGCATATTCCGGATCGACAACACGGACCACATCATCGACGTGAACAAGGGCAACTCGGCGTTCGAGTACGACCAGGTGCATATCATCTGTCCGGTGTACGAGCCGGGCACGTTCGACAACGAGACGGAGAAGTACATCATCTACAATGTGTCCAAGGTGGAGTACGAGACGTGCCGGATCACGAACCACGATCCGCGGATCATCGCGATCTGCGACAAGCCGAACAAGCTGATGTTCTTCACTATCACATTCCGGCCATTCACACCGCAACCCGGTGGTCTAGAGTTCCTACCAGGGAATGATTACTATTTTATCTCAACCTCGTCCAAGGACGACCTCCACCGGAGGATAGGTGGGCGATGTTCCACCAACAACATGAAGGTAGTCTTCAAGGTGTGCTGCAACGACGACCAGCACCCACATCCAAACGTGACGTCTAGTGTCAATAGTATTCCGTCGTCGACGGCAATCGACGGACCGTCCGCCGGTGGCGGTGACGGCCAGAACGCCGCCAGCGGCAGCAGAGGTGTCTCGATCAACACCAACGCCAGCGGTGGCTCGCTGGACGGCACCAGCGTCGATCCGTCCACCCGGTTGCTGCCGTCCTCGACGGTCAACAGCAGCCAGGGCAACATCGTGCAGAGCACGGTCAACTGGCCGGTGTGGAACGGCGGCCAGCAGAGGCCCGTCCCGTCGACGCCCGCCATCAACGGCAACGGACGGCACCAGCATCACTACACGCCGTCCCCACCGCGGACGGCGGTCAACAACTACAACAACAACTACGGCGGCAGCGGAAGCGGCTCTGGTGCTCATAGTAATAGTAATAATTATAATATTAACAATCCACCGTCCAATGCACATCAGAACAATAAGCCGACGAAGAAGACGAACGAATACGACAAACACCCGAACGAGGTCGTCAAGAACGAGGAGCTCACCTATAACAATGCCGCGGCGACGCGAACGCGCGGCATGCTAGGATTAGTCGCGCTATTGGTCTGTGCCACGCAGCTCCTCCTCGTAGTGCACAGTAGCAGCAGTAGCAGTTGGAGTAGTTGGAGCAGTAGGCGCAGCGTAGTCCCAGCCGGGTTGCCAAATGCATTGCCATTGACGAGATAG